A region of Pleionea litopenaei DNA encodes the following proteins:
- a CDS encoding SpoVR family protein — MSKKKAQPISTSSDWTFELIEEYYAAIEKTAAKYKLDTYPNQIELITAEQMLDAYASVGMPIGYNHWSFGKHFISNEQQYRRGHMGLAYEIVINSNPCIAYLMEENTMMMQALVMAHACFGHNSFFKGNYLFKTWTDAEAIIDYLLFARNYISECERRYGIDQVESLLDACHALMNYGVDRYKRPYPISMREEKRRQKEREEFLQSQVNDLWRTIPKKIPKSESSGGIRFPSEPQENILYFIEKNAPLLEPWQREVVRIVRKIGQYFYPQRQTQVMNEGWACFWHYTLINDLYDQGLVTDGFMMEFLQSHTNVVYQPGFDSPYFSGINPYALGYAMMQDIKRICENPEPEDKEWFPDIAGSDWQKTLDFAMRNFKDESFIAQFLSPKLMRDFKLFSILDDDKKNTLNVESIHNESGYRAIRELLSNQYNLSMNEPNIQVYSVNMRGDRSITLRHTQHNRVPLADTKHEVLKHLHQLWGFPVILESVDSDGKVTDSDIVPDVENKKTA; from the coding sequence ATGAGTAAAAAGAAAGCGCAACCCATATCAACATCTTCAGATTGGACGTTCGAGCTGATTGAAGAGTATTACGCCGCCATTGAAAAAACAGCGGCGAAATATAAGTTAGACACATATCCCAACCAAATTGAACTGATCACCGCTGAACAAATGTTAGATGCCTATGCAAGCGTTGGCATGCCTATCGGTTACAACCACTGGTCTTTTGGTAAGCACTTTATTAGCAATGAGCAACAATATCGACGTGGTCACATGGGGTTGGCCTATGAAATTGTGATCAACTCGAATCCATGCATTGCTTATCTAATGGAAGAAAATACCATGATGATGCAGGCCTTAGTTATGGCTCATGCTTGTTTTGGTCATAACTCCTTTTTCAAAGGGAACTATCTATTCAAAACATGGACCGACGCAGAGGCCATAATTGACTATCTGTTATTCGCAAGAAACTATATATCTGAGTGTGAGAGACGCTATGGGATTGACCAAGTAGAATCGCTACTCGATGCCTGTCATGCTCTCATGAATTATGGGGTCGACCGATACAAACGCCCCTACCCAATATCTATGCGTGAGGAGAAACGTCGTCAGAAAGAACGGGAAGAATTTTTACAGTCACAAGTTAATGATTTATGGCGAACCATTCCTAAAAAAATACCCAAGTCAGAATCTTCAGGAGGCATTCGTTTTCCTAGTGAACCACAAGAGAACATTCTTTATTTCATCGAGAAAAACGCGCCGCTTTTAGAGCCTTGGCAACGTGAAGTTGTGCGTATAGTAAGAAAAATTGGTCAATACTTTTACCCTCAACGTCAAACTCAAGTTATGAATGAAGGCTGGGCTTGCTTCTGGCATTACACATTAATCAACGACCTCTACGATCAGGGATTGGTTACCGATGGCTTTATGATGGAGTTTCTACAAAGTCACACCAATGTCGTCTATCAACCTGGTTTTGACTCGCCCTATTTCTCTGGTATCAATCCCTATGCACTGGGCTACGCAATGATGCAAGATATCAAGAGAATCTGCGAAAACCCTGAGCCAGAAGACAAAGAATGGTTTCCTGATATTGCTGGTTCAGACTGGCAAAAGACCTTAGATTTTGCGATGCGCAACTTCAAAGATGAAAGTTTTATTGCGCAATTTTTATCACCAAAGCTAATGCGCGACTTTAAACTCTTCTCCATTCTAGACGACGATAAAAAAAACACCTTAAATGTTGAATCTATCCATAACGAATCTGGTTATCGAGCGATTCGCGAATTGCTATCTAACCAATACAATTTAAGTATGAATGAGCCGAATATTCAGGTTTACAGCGTCAATATGCGTGGGGATCGAAGTATTACTTTACGTCATACGCAGCACAATCGAGTACCCCTTGCTGACACCAAACACGAGGTGCTCAAGCACTTGCATCAGCTCTGGGGCTTCCCGGTTATTTTAGAAAGTGTTGATAGCGATGGGAAAGTGACCGATTCAGATATCGTGCCCGATGTTGAAAACAAAAAAACCGCTTAA
- the fadR gene encoding fatty acid metabolism transcriptional regulator FadR, protein MTDNQNKVTYHMTTPIKAKSPAAFAEQYIVESIWRGKFAAGSILPAERELSDLIGVTRTTLREVLQRLARDGWLTIQHGKPTQVNNIWETAGLNILDTIVRLDDEGSLTIADQLLNARTNMSAIYLRLAVKSNPEKVIELLESVATLEDNADAYIDFDWSFHHNSTLAAGNPVYTLMLNGFKPIYYRIGQYYFSDIRARELAKNFYSELTPVIQSGDIELLIEKLWQYGHESGKIWQEMRERLNALSDLEDDN, encoded by the coding sequence ATGACTGATAATCAAAACAAAGTGACTTACCACATGACCACGCCAATAAAGGCAAAAAGTCCTGCGGCGTTTGCGGAACAATATATCGTTGAGTCGATATGGCGCGGTAAGTTTGCCGCTGGGAGTATTCTTCCTGCTGAGCGAGAATTGTCAGACTTGATCGGAGTTACTCGCACGACTTTGAGAGAAGTCTTGCAGCGGCTTGCTCGCGATGGATGGTTAACCATTCAACACGGCAAACCAACGCAGGTGAATAATATTTGGGAAACCGCTGGTCTCAATATTTTAGACACCATTGTACGACTCGATGACGAAGGCTCTTTAACCATTGCCGATCAACTATTAAACGCGCGAACCAATATGAGTGCGATTTATCTTCGGTTAGCGGTTAAAAGTAATCCTGAAAAAGTCATTGAATTGCTCGAGAGCGTAGCCACGCTTGAAGACAACGCCGATGCCTATATTGATTTCGATTGGTCATTCCATCACAACTCGACGCTGGCGGCAGGTAACCCAGTTTACACGCTAATGTTGAACGGCTTTAAACCGATTTACTACCGTATTGGTCAGTATTATTTCAGTGATATTCGTGCACGAGAATTAGCCAAGAACTTCTATTCTGAGTTGACGCCAGTGATACAGTCGGGCGACATAGAATTGTTAATTGAGAAGCTTTGGCAGTATGGTCATGAGTCAGGAAAAATCTGGCAAGAAATGCGCGAACGTTTAAATGCCCTGAGTGATTTAGAAGACGACAATTAA
- the nhaB gene encoding sodium/proton antiporter NhaB — MANAIRAAFLDNFLGNAPDWYKLTIVTFLVINPIVFFGAGEAGSTIAGWLLIVEFIFTLAMALKCYPLQPGGLLALEAIFIGLTSPDTVMHEIESNLPVILLLVFMVAGIFFMKSLLLFTFTKILLGVRSKALLSLLFSAVAAILSAFLDALTVTAVVIAVGVGFYGIYHKVASGKKFHHDHDHSDDKEVNDHHRDDLESFRGFLRSLLMHAAVGTALGGVCTLVGEPQNLLIAERANWGFGEFFMRMAPITIPVLFTGLATCYFLEKLKWFGYGEEIPDNVRSVMEEFAKAEDEKRTLRDKVALVMQGVVAIWLVIALMFHLAEVGLIGLSVIVLATSFTGIIDEHSIGKAFEEALPFTALLTVFFAIVAVIADNQLFAPIISEVLKMEGTGQVAMFYVANGVLSMVSDNVFVATVYINEVAKAALNGTIDRDTFDMLAVAINTGTNIPSVATPNGQAAFLFLLTSALAPLIRLSYGRMVIMALPYTITMSTVGLAMVLFSLRPSTDAMYEKHIINHHDLQSLCKSMQGEWKQDRCVMQTKQKSSGH; from the coding sequence ATGGCAAACGCGATTAGAGCGGCATTTTTAGACAATTTTCTCGGAAACGCACCTGACTGGTATAAACTGACCATTGTTACCTTTCTGGTCATCAATCCCATCGTGTTCTTTGGCGCAGGAGAAGCTGGCTCGACCATTGCGGGATGGCTGTTGATAGTTGAGTTCATTTTTACACTGGCCATGGCCCTCAAGTGTTACCCTCTTCAACCCGGTGGCTTGCTAGCCCTTGAGGCCATTTTTATCGGACTCACCAGCCCAGATACCGTGATGCACGAAATAGAGTCAAACCTTCCAGTTATCTTGCTTTTGGTATTTATGGTCGCGGGTATTTTCTTTATGAAAAGCTTGTTGCTGTTTACCTTTACTAAGATTTTACTCGGCGTCAGGTCAAAAGCTTTGCTTTCATTACTGTTCAGTGCCGTTGCAGCCATTCTCTCTGCATTCCTTGATGCTTTAACCGTCACTGCGGTAGTCATTGCGGTTGGTGTCGGCTTTTATGGTATTTACCACAAAGTAGCCTCAGGAAAAAAATTCCATCACGATCATGATCACAGTGACGACAAAGAAGTTAATGATCATCATCGCGACGATCTTGAAAGCTTTCGCGGTTTCTTACGTAGCTTGTTAATGCACGCAGCGGTGGGTACTGCACTCGGAGGTGTATGTACTCTAGTCGGCGAACCACAAAACTTACTCATTGCAGAAAGAGCTAACTGGGGCTTCGGTGAGTTCTTTATGCGCATGGCTCCAATTACCATTCCTGTATTATTTACCGGATTAGCCACGTGCTATTTTCTTGAGAAACTCAAATGGTTCGGGTACGGCGAAGAAATACCTGACAACGTGCGAAGCGTGATGGAAGAGTTTGCCAAAGCTGAAGATGAAAAACGTACCTTGCGAGATAAAGTGGCTCTCGTCATGCAAGGTGTTGTTGCAATTTGGCTGGTCATTGCCCTTATGTTTCACCTTGCAGAAGTCGGCTTGATCGGCCTTTCAGTCATTGTACTTGCGACTTCATTCACCGGCATTATTGACGAGCACAGTATTGGCAAAGCGTTTGAAGAAGCCTTACCCTTCACCGCGTTGCTGACGGTGTTCTTTGCGATTGTAGCCGTAATAGCAGATAACCAACTGTTTGCTCCAATTATCTCTGAAGTCTTGAAAATGGAAGGCACAGGTCAAGTTGCCATGTTTTACGTGGCCAACGGTGTATTGTCGATGGTGAGTGACAATGTATTCGTCGCCACTGTCTATATTAATGAAGTAGCGAAAGCAGCGTTAAATGGAACCATTGATCGCGATACCTTCGATATGTTGGCCGTTGCCATCAACACCGGCACTAACATTCCAAGTGTTGCGACACCTAACGGTCAAGCAGCCTTTTTGTTCTTACTAACGTCAGCGCTAGCGCCACTGATTCGTCTCTCTTACGGACGTATGGTGATCATGGCATTGCCCTACACGATTACCATGAGTACGGTTGGTTTAGCGATGGTGTTGTTCTCACTCCGGCCATCCACCGATGCTATGTATGAAAAACACATCATTAATCACCATGACTTGCAAAGTCTGTGTAAAAGCATGCAAGGGGAATGGAAACAAGATCGTTGCGTGATGCAAACCAAACAAAAGTCATCGGGACATTAA
- the dnaQ gene encoding DNA polymerase III subunit epsilon, protein MRQVVLDTETTGLEPTQGHKIIEIGCVELIDRKLTGRHYHQYIKPDRVIDQGAIDVHGITNEFLDDKPRFNEITDDFLAFVDGAELVIHNAPFDIGFLDWELKCLDRGLGKMEDYCSVLDTLVLARQMFPGQKNNLDALCRRFGIDNSHRTLHGALLDSEILADVYLLMTGGQTSLTLSSHQDFLNAGKQNAGIRRLKRSTPLKVIRANEQEQADHVAKMEKIRDIAGKVIWDNVS, encoded by the coding sequence ATGCGTCAAGTGGTATTGGATACAGAAACGACTGGTTTAGAACCGACTCAGGGTCACAAGATCATCGAAATTGGGTGCGTCGAACTGATTGATCGAAAGTTGACCGGGCGACATTATCATCAGTACATAAAACCCGATCGAGTGATCGACCAGGGGGCAATTGATGTGCATGGTATCACCAATGAATTTCTTGACGACAAACCTCGCTTTAACGAAATTACCGATGATTTTTTAGCCTTTGTTGACGGAGCAGAATTAGTCATACATAACGCCCCATTTGACATTGGCTTTTTAGATTGGGAACTGAAATGTCTCGATCGTGGGTTGGGCAAAATGGAAGACTATTGCAGCGTGTTAGACACCTTAGTGCTCGCGCGACAAATGTTTCCTGGGCAGAAAAATAACCTCGATGCGTTATGTCGCCGATTTGGTATTGATAACTCGCACCGAACGTTGCATGGGGCTCTACTCGACTCAGAAATATTAGCGGATGTTTACTTGTTGATGACGGGGGGGCAAACCTCGTTGACGTTATCTTCTCATCAAGACTTTTTAAATGCGGGTAAGCAGAATGCCGGTATTCGCCGATTAAAACGGTCCACGCCGTTAAAAGTTATTCGCGCCAATGAGCAAGAGCAAGCCGACCATGTTGCAAAAATGGAGAAAATTCGTGACATTGCCGGAAAAGTTATTTGGGATAATGTGAGTTAA
- the rnhA gene encoding ribonuclease HI: MFTDGACKGNPGPGGWGVLLRSGKHEKELYGGESETTNNRMELTAAIEGLKALKRPCQVELTTDSQYVRKGITEWMDNWKARGWKTAAKKPVKNADLWSELDELVQRHQVNWHWVKGHSGHRENEIADELANKGVIELSNQ; this comes from the coding sequence ATGTTTACAGACGGCGCATGTAAAGGAAATCCCGGTCCAGGAGGGTGGGGCGTATTATTGCGTTCAGGAAAGCATGAAAAAGAGTTGTACGGTGGCGAATCAGAAACCACCAATAATCGAATGGAACTGACTGCAGCAATTGAAGGGCTCAAAGCGCTAAAGCGACCCTGTCAGGTCGAGTTAACAACCGACTCTCAATATGTTCGCAAGGGTATTACTGAATGGATGGACAATTGGAAAGCGCGGGGTTGGAAAACCGCAGCAAAGAAACCCGTTAAAAATGCTGATTTATGGAGTGAATTAGATGAGCTGGTACAACGTCATCAAGTCAACTGGCATTGGGTAAAAGGACATAGCGGTCATCGTGAAAATGAAATTGCCGATGAATTGGCCAACAAAGGTGTGATTGAGTTAAGCAATCAATAA
- a CDS encoding class I SAM-dependent methyltransferase, which yields MYQDKPSRDKGPQPFSSTLFSGEAKVRELVQRLLDELLPESFGYYAATLGDLGAGLDFTHSPIKHWFYLTNQRRAETSCIVQYDALPIASDSLDMVLLPHILDFIEQPHDLLREVERVMIPDGKLVISGINPISWFGLRKLSAKLIGNPVMSRRLIGLSRIKDWLKLIGFEVEDYCGLEFIAQSEPQIWQPFASHFCSHYFIIARKSVSTLTPIRPSWRTNRKLVPARFAEPGVQRLVERELKKVQN from the coding sequence ATGTATCAAGATAAGCCATCACGGGACAAGGGGCCGCAACCATTTAGTTCGACACTCTTTTCTGGCGAGGCAAAAGTAAGAGAGCTGGTACAACGATTGCTCGACGAACTATTGCCAGAGAGTTTTGGATATTATGCGGCTACGCTGGGCGACCTGGGCGCTGGTCTCGATTTTACTCATAGCCCGATCAAGCATTGGTTTTATTTAACCAACCAACGGCGAGCTGAAACTTCATGCATCGTTCAGTACGATGCGTTGCCCATTGCTTCAGATAGTTTAGACATGGTGTTGCTTCCTCATATTCTCGATTTTATTGAGCAACCTCACGATCTTTTAAGAGAGGTTGAGCGAGTGATGATTCCAGACGGAAAATTAGTTATTTCGGGAATTAACCCGATCAGTTGGTTTGGTTTGCGTAAACTCTCTGCAAAGTTGATAGGCAACCCAGTAATGTCTCGTCGTCTCATTGGGTTATCGAGAATAAAAGATTGGTTAAAATTAATCGGATTCGAAGTCGAAGATTATTGCGGTTTAGAATTTATTGCGCAAAGTGAACCACAGATTTGGCAACCATTTGCGTCGCACTTTTGCAGCCATTATTTTATAATCGCCCGCAAATCGGTCTCAACCTTGACGCCTATTCGACCGAGCTGGCGAACCAATAGAAAACTAGTGCCTGCACGATTTGCTGAACCAGGTGTGCAGCGTTTGGTCGAAAGAGAATTGAAGAAAGTACAGAATTAA
- the gloB gene encoding hydroxyacylglutathione hydrolase, with the protein MVTVDRIPSFTDNYIWALTNDRAKTCTLVDPGDAKPAIAYLEERQLDLTNILITHHHHDHTGGVETLKSQYGCLVYGPKSAKISGIDSFLKQGDRVTLPSLGVQLNVLEVPGHTLDHIAYVNDDWLFCGDTLFAGGCGRLFEGTPLQMWQSLKSLKALPAQTQVFCAHEYTQANLSFARAVEPDNETLQQRYNEVKIARANDIPTVPSTIELECQTNPFLRVEEQNVRQAAETFSGKSLSTPEDVFGCIRQWKDNF; encoded by the coding sequence ATGGTTACCGTTGATCGTATTCCTAGCTTTACCGATAACTATATATGGGCTTTAACTAATGATCGAGCAAAAACCTGTACATTGGTCGATCCCGGCGATGCAAAGCCTGCCATCGCTTACCTAGAGGAGCGCCAGCTCGACCTAACCAATATTCTCATTACCCATCACCACCATGACCATACGGGAGGCGTCGAGACCCTAAAAAGTCAGTATGGCTGTCTCGTGTACGGCCCGAAAAGTGCCAAAATTTCAGGCATCGATAGCTTTCTGAAACAGGGAGATCGGGTGACGCTGCCATCGCTAGGAGTACAACTTAACGTTTTAGAGGTTCCCGGTCACACACTTGACCACATTGCTTACGTCAACGATGACTGGCTATTTTGTGGCGATACCTTGTTTGCCGGAGGGTGTGGACGGTTATTTGAAGGTACGCCTCTACAGATGTGGCAGTCACTCAAGTCCTTGAAAGCGCTTCCCGCTCAAACCCAAGTTTTTTGCGCTCACGAATACACTCAGGCCAATCTATCTTTTGCTCGTGCGGTTGAGCCAGACAATGAGACGCTGCAGCAGCGTTACAATGAAGTTAAGATTGCTCGAGCAAATGACATACCGACGGTTCCCAGTACCATTGAGTTAGAGTGCCAAACGAATCCATTTTTGCGAGTTGAAGAACAAAATGTTCGACAGGCTGCGGAAACTTTTTCTGGGAAGTCGTTGTCTACTCCAGAGGATGTTTTTGGCTGCATTCGACAGTGGAAAGATAACTTCTAA
- a CDS encoding LysM peptidoglycan-binding domain-containing protein: MNRFFVLITMIVGLTACQHQTWFQTSESKTSQSTADALEDSPEVSSTEQKVIVEEQLIDEIDVVEISEENSASEVAEADNLWWMIRQQLALDIPEKRRLISQRNWYAKHPAYIARVSARARPYLHHIYEQLEQRKMPMELALLPIVESAFDPFAYSHGRASGMWQFIPGTGKRFGLRQNWWYDGRRDVFYSTHAALDYLAYLHKRFDGDWLHAIAAYNSGEGNVIRAIRKNKRKNLPTDFWSLDLPKETEAYVPKLLALADLLKNYQTYELTWTPVANTPYFEKVTVDSQIDLVVAAELAELDLEDFYTLNPAFNHWATEPKRDTDLLFPIANAQIFKQALKSTPKEQRIAFKRYVIQPGDSLLSLSKKFNTTVELLRSTNGIRGNLIRVGKPLLIPTAAYTAGQYSKSSQNRTAAKQNRQRDGQKVHIAVQSGDSFWSLAKEYKVGMRQLAAWNNMAPTDPLRIGQKLVVWTEHPKGIAVQSGIKNKTRKIRYSVRRGDSIARIAGKFNVRVADVVRWNQINPKKYLQPGQRLTLYVDITQQY, translated from the coding sequence ATGAATCGATTTTTTGTACTCATCACTATGATCGTCGGGCTGACAGCCTGCCAGCACCAAACTTGGTTTCAAACAAGCGAATCGAAAACTAGCCAAAGTACGGCTGACGCGCTTGAAGATTCCCCAGAGGTCTCTTCCACTGAACAAAAGGTTATTGTTGAGGAGCAACTGATCGATGAGATTGATGTCGTCGAAATTAGCGAAGAAAACAGCGCTTCTGAAGTTGCTGAGGCCGACAACTTATGGTGGATGATTCGCCAACAACTGGCCTTAGACATACCAGAAAAGCGCCGTTTGATCAGTCAACGAAATTGGTATGCAAAGCACCCGGCCTACATTGCTCGAGTTTCGGCGCGTGCAAGGCCATACTTACATCACATTTATGAGCAATTAGAACAGCGCAAAATGCCCATGGAACTGGCCTTGCTACCTATAGTAGAAAGTGCCTTCGATCCTTTTGCCTACTCTCACGGCCGAGCCTCAGGCATGTGGCAATTTATTCCCGGAACAGGTAAACGTTTTGGGCTACGTCAAAACTGGTGGTACGATGGCCGCCGCGACGTTTTCTATTCAACCCACGCCGCACTGGATTATTTAGCCTACCTGCACAAACGTTTTGATGGCGACTGGCTGCACGCTATCGCAGCCTATAATTCGGGTGAAGGCAATGTCATTCGCGCGATTAGAAAAAACAAGCGCAAAAACCTTCCAACGGATTTTTGGTCTCTTGATTTACCGAAAGAAACCGAAGCTTACGTACCCAAGCTATTAGCGCTCGCCGATTTGTTAAAGAACTATCAGACCTACGAGTTGACTTGGACACCCGTAGCCAACACGCCCTATTTCGAAAAGGTGACGGTCGATTCGCAAATCGATCTGGTTGTTGCGGCTGAATTAGCGGAACTCGATCTTGAAGATTTTTACACCCTCAACCCAGCCTTTAATCATTGGGCAACCGAGCCGAAACGCGACACCGATTTATTGTTTCCAATTGCCAATGCGCAAATTTTTAAACAAGCTTTAAAAAGCACTCCAAAAGAACAACGTATTGCTTTCAAACGCTACGTTATTCAACCCGGTGATAGCTTGTTGAGTCTATCTAAAAAATTCAACACAACGGTAGAATTACTTCGCTCAACGAATGGTATTCGCGGCAATTTAATTCGCGTCGGAAAGCCTTTGCTAATTCCGACCGCGGCTTACACCGCGGGGCAGTATTCCAAAAGCAGCCAAAATCGCACTGCCGCCAAACAAAATCGGCAACGCGACGGGCAAAAGGTTCACATCGCGGTTCAAAGTGGCGACTCTTTCTGGTCATTGGCGAAAGAATATAAAGTCGGCATGCGTCAACTCGCCGCGTGGAATAATATGGCGCCGACAGATCCACTGCGCATTGGACAAAAGCTGGTCGTTTGGACAGAGCACCCCAAAGGTATCGCCGTTCAATCAGGAATTAAGAACAAAACGCGAAAAATTCGTTACAGCGTTCGCCGCGGAGATTCGATTGCTCGAATTGCGGGTAAATTTAACGTTCGCGTCGCTGATGTGGTTCGATGGAACCAAATCAACCCGAAAAAATATCTGCAGCCCGGGCAACGACTCACGTTATACGTCGATATCACGCAGCAATATTAG
- a CDS encoding PQQ-dependent sugar dehydrogenase, which translates to MLSRFKLLICAVMSVSALAQEPVTWTQSLQLDKVMIDVTVEEVSRQLNFPWAVTGLPDDRLLITEKPGRLRIWQNGNLSAPLEGLPDVYYASQGGLLDVIIDPEFSQNDWIYFSYAYQSDGGNTTRLMKAKMQPDGLKQQTVLFEVQPYKDTPVHYGGRLAMLPDNTLVMTTGDGFDYREQAQKPNSLLGKTVRLTLEGNIPNNNPFVGQADHRAEIYTLGHRNPQGLAYDSQRQVLWLHEHGPRGGDELNALERGKNYGWPIATYGKDYSGANITPFQEYPGTENAVRVWTPSIAPSGLAIFRSDSVPALDGALLIGTLVDRDIKVLLPDQTPQVERSLLAPLNYRIRDVWVQGQVIWAVTDEEQGRLLKITLEQRPIQGDNRSHIF; encoded by the coding sequence ATGTTATCACGTTTTAAGTTGTTAATCTGCGCAGTCATGAGTGTTTCGGCGCTGGCCCAGGAGCCAGTGACATGGACTCAGTCATTACAGCTAGACAAAGTGATGATCGATGTCACCGTTGAAGAAGTTTCGCGGCAATTAAATTTCCCTTGGGCTGTTACCGGACTGCCGGACGATCGATTGCTGATTACCGAAAAGCCAGGACGTTTACGTATTTGGCAAAATGGTAACTTATCCGCGCCCTTAGAGGGTCTTCCCGATGTTTATTACGCCAGCCAAGGTGGTTTGCTTGATGTGATCATCGACCCTGAGTTTTCACAAAACGATTGGATATATTTTAGTTATGCCTACCAAAGTGATGGCGGTAATACGACTCGCTTAATGAAGGCGAAAATGCAGCCTGATGGACTCAAACAACAGACGGTTTTGTTTGAAGTACAACCCTACAAAGATACCCCAGTGCATTATGGTGGACGTTTGGCAATGTTACCTGATAATACCTTGGTTATGACCACTGGTGACGGGTTTGATTATCGTGAGCAAGCGCAGAAACCAAACAGTTTACTGGGAAAAACAGTGCGTCTCACGTTAGAAGGTAACATTCCAAATAATAATCCATTTGTCGGTCAAGCCGATCATCGCGCAGAAATTTATACGTTGGGGCACCGTAATCCACAAGGTCTGGCCTACGACTCACAGCGGCAAGTATTGTGGCTGCATGAGCATGGTCCGAGAGGCGGCGATGAGTTAAATGCTTTAGAGCGTGGTAAAAACTACGGATGGCCAATTGCGACCTATGGAAAAGATTACTCAGGCGCGAACATCACACCATTTCAAGAGTATCCAGGCACGGAAAACGCGGTGCGCGTGTGGACACCATCGATTGCACCATCAGGTCTGGCGATTTTTCGCTCTGATTCTGTTCCCGCACTCGATGGCGCTTTGTTGATTGGTACTTTGGTTGATCGCGATATTAAGGTGTTGCTGCCCGATCAAACGCCACAGGTTGAACGGTCACTTTTAGCACCTTTAAACTATCGAATACGCGATGTTTGGGTCCAAGGGCAAGTTATTTGGGCCGTGACCGACGAAGAGCAAGGTCGCTTGTTGAAGATAACGCTTGAGCAGCGACCGATCCAAGGTGATAACCGGTCGCATATTTTTTAA
- a CDS encoding tRNA-uridine aminocarboxypropyltransferase — translation MLNCAPRSLPALKTILIPSQFTFNQMKQRALSVASRDYGGRGRLIQRCSECRLSSSLCLCEQIHAKPSSVDFLLLFHRDEIFKPTNTGKLIDDCFPDHTFCFEWSRTEPQPELLQLLNDPKRRFYILYPYDLEQPRELVNAIPVAENDQKIPTLVILDGTWRQSRRMFNSSRWLPNFPIFKLTPEQASTYATRGAAYQNYLSTAESVALALSESGLMESGTHLQNLYAEFNHRYQQMKENRRS, via the coding sequence ATGCTAAACTGCGCGCCTCGATCGTTACCAGCCTTGAAAACTATTTTGATTCCTAGCCAATTCACTTTTAACCAAATGAAACAACGAGCCCTGTCTGTTGCAAGTCGCGACTATGGTGGCCGTGGTCGATTGATACAACGCTGTTCAGAGTGCCGCCTCAGCAGCTCTTTGTGCCTCTGCGAGCAAATTCACGCGAAGCCCTCGAGCGTTGACTTTCTGCTTTTATTTCATCGCGATGAAATATTTAAGCCGACCAATACAGGAAAGCTCATCGACGATTGCTTTCCTGACCATACTTTCTGCTTTGAATGGTCTAGAACGGAACCGCAACCAGAACTGTTGCAGCTATTAAATGACCCCAAGCGTCGTTTTTATATTTTGTACCCCTACGATTTGGAGCAACCCAGAGAGCTAGTTAACGCGATTCCTGTTGCAGAAAATGATCAAAAAATTCCGACTTTGGTGATACTCGATGGCACGTGGCGCCAGAGCCGACGCATGTTTAACTCCAGCCGCTGGCTACCTAACTTCCCTATTTTTAAGCTCACACCTGAGCAGGCCTCGACCTACGCTACTCGTGGTGCTGCCTATCAAAATTATCTTTCTACGGCAGAATCCGTCGCTCTGGCGCTGTCAGAGAGCGGGTTAATGGAGTCTGGTACCCACTTACAAAATCTTTACGCCGAGTTTAATCATCGCTATCAACAGATGAAAGAAAATCGACGCTCATAA